TTCAAATTATTAATGTTCCTAGTAGATTATGATGGCTGCGTCGGTAGTTGGAATATTCCTTTTGTAGAACGCCTTGACCTTAACTGGAAGCCAGATAACCCTGTGAAACTGCCTGAGATTAACCAGTTTTCTGACGATGAATTGACTAACTGGCTAGAATATGCGGCGGACGAATTGCCTACTAAACTGATGGATCGGATAGATGAAACAGTACAAACAATACTGAAAAATAGTGATAACGGCATTCCAGAACCCGCTTTGGGCGAAATTTGTCAACTATCTGGCTGTAATTGGTATGACGAAGAGGAAAAATGGTTAAGGCTGTAGGCGGAAAACTCTTGGAATATACAGGTAAAGTTCAGCCCCAGCTAGGAGAAAGGGGAGCGAACGGACAGCTTTTATATCCTTATTTGCCTAACCCGGAACTGGTAGAAGCAGTAAACTTAGCGATTTATTTGGAACGCCCTTTACTGCTGAAAGGTGAACCGGGATGTGGTAAGACTCAACTTGCAAGTGCAGTTGCTTACGAGCTAGGTTTAAACTTAGAAGCTTGGTACATCAAATCCACCAGTCGAGGGCGGGATGGTTTATATAACTATGATGCCGTTGGACGTTTGCGGGATGCTCAACTAGCAGCTTCCAATCGCCTGACAGCAGAACAAATTCAGCGAATTGATGACCCAACTACATACGTACGTTGGGGGCCTCTGGGACGGGCATTTCAGCAAGACAACCGCACTGTTGTCCTAATTGACGAAATTGATAAAGCTGACATTGACTTTCCCAACGACTTGCTGCTGGAATTAGATGAACGGCGGTTTATTGTCGAGGAAACAGGTCAGGAAATTAAGGCTAAGGCAGCACCCATTGTTTTAATTACCAGCAACGATGAGAAAGATTTGCCAGATGCCTTTTTACGTCGGTGCTTGTTTCACTATGTAGAATTTCCTAGTCGTGAGCGGTTGATAGAGATTATCAACGCTCTTTTTCCTGCTTCACCTCAAGCTTTGGTATATAAAGCCATAGTTCGCTTCTTTCTACTGCGAGAAGAAATGCGAAAAGATAAAGGGGAGGCAGGTAAAAAAGTCAGCACCAGCGAATTAATTGACTGGTTTCGCGTTCTAAGTCGTTATCCTCAAGATGAGGCTCTGGCAAAACTAGATGGCAAAATACCTTATGCTGGCGTGTTGCTAAAAAGTTGGGATGACCATATACGCTATTTGAGACAGAGCCGTGGAAGTGAATGATTTGCCTCTACTGGAACTTTTTACTAAACTGCGTGAAGCTGGTTTACCACTCGGTATAGAGGAGTATCAGTTAGTTTTACAAGCTATACAAGCTGGCTTTGGGATTAATGACCAAGCTGCTTTAAAACGTTTGTGTCAGACTTTGTGGATTAAATCTGCTGAAGAATTGCGATTATTTGAATATCACTTTGAACAATTAATAACTATTAATAGTATTTTGCCAACGCCAGAAAAAGTTGTTAAACATTCTCGGCAGTATCAATTATCTCTAATTACTCGCTACTTGATTTTAGGGTTTATCGGAGTAGGAATTGTCTTAGGTGTTGGGCTAACTTTAAGACAGCGAAATCCGACACCACAGCCACTCGCACAGCCAACTGCACAGCCAACTGCACAGCCAACTGCACAGCCAACCCCACAGTCACCCGCACAGCCAACCGCAACACCAAAAGACACAAACCAGCCAGATTTTATTTTTTGGAGTTTGCTATCACTTATAAACTTAAGCGCTGGATCTGGATATATATTTTTTAGGTGGATATTTCAGAGGAGGGCTGAACATAACGATCGCAGTGCCTTGCTTCCCAAACCAAATCTCACTTCTATTGCTTCCCCGATTCCTACAAAATTAGCAAAAATAATCAAAGATGAGGTACAAGTAGCTCAGGTCGTGCTGCAAGCTACTAGCAAAAGCGAGGAAAGTCTCTACAATCGTTTCATCCTAACCACTGAGTATCTTCCTGTAACTGAACGGCAAATGAAGCAGATTTGGCGCTACTTGCGCCGTCCAGTACGTGAAGGACAACGCACAGAGTTAGACGTAGAAGCAACGGTTAAACAGATTGGACATCAAGGTTTACTACTCGAACCTGTTTTGCTACCGCGTCGAGTAAACCGAACGGAACTACTATTACTAATTGACCAGGATGGCTCGATGGTGCCTTTTCACGAGATGTCATATCGTTTGGCAACAACTTCCTGGCGCGGGGGTCGTTTGGGCAAATCTGGGATTTACTATTTTCACAACAGCCCCGTTGAATATCTCTACCGCGATCGCAATTATCAACAAGCAGAGTTAGTCAGTGATATCATCACTCACAATTGCTCTAACCGGACGGCTGTATTAATTTATAGTGATGCTGGCGCTGCCCGTGGCGGCCATAGCGAGGAACGTTACGAATTAACCAAAAAATTTCTCGCCCAGTTAAAACAAAAGGTACGTTACATTGCTTGGCTGAATCCCATGCCTAAAAAGCGTTGGCTTGGGACAACATCTGGAGAAATTGCCCACCTTGTCCCAATGTTTGAAGTCAATCGTCGGGGTTTACAAGATGCTGTAAATGTGCTGCGCGGACGAATTACGAACTTTGAGGAGCAGGGAAAATGAGCAAAATTAGTCCTCAAGTTGCTAACCGACGTATAGAGTCTTTTAGTAAACGATTCGGAAAAGCTCATCTGTATTTGGCATATCATGCTGCTTTTCCCTTAGCGCTTACACCCAATCTTTTATATCGGATATGGGCTAATTTCCAACGAGATATTCACGCTCAAGTGCTAGATATCCCCTGGATAGGGGTAGCGGATCTGTTGCTTTCTAGTCTTTGTGATGAAGCTGGGCATGAACTCTACGAAATGGATTTGTCCATCCGAAATGTGCTGTTAAAGCGATTACAGGAAGACGAAAAGTTTGGTCAACAGAGGATTAATGAACTATCGAAGTTTTTACTTGATTATGTACAACAGCAACTTCAGAGTGACGATCCCGATCTGCGCGACTTTGCTCAAGCTCAGTATTGGACAGCGATCGCATATACTAAACCCAGTGAGGCAGCTAGTGAACTAACAGCGACTCTCAAAAAAGCCTATCAGTCCGATAGAGCAGATTTAATTCGATTAGCATCATTGGTAGAAACTTTAGCAGAGCCACTAGCAGAATTTGAGGAACTACTGATTGATGCTCGAAAGATGAGGAGCTTTGCCTCTAGCAATCAAAAGGCTGTAGAGCCTCCATTGGCAAAAAATAAATTTCCTAAGTCTTTAATTTTTTCTGGATTGGCTTTAGCACTGGTTAATGTCAGTTTTTGGTATCTTTACGAGCCAGCAAAAGCAATTCCCATGTGTATGCAGTCTTTCATGGAGCCACAAGGCAATGACAAAGCACTTGGTATTGGTGTTGCAGATCAAGACGGTAGAGTAGATTGGACATCTGTGAAAAACTCTGGTATGACTTTCGCTGTTGTAAAAGCTACAGAAGGTGTTGCCATCAAAGACTCTGCTTTTCCTAATCACTGGCGAACTCTGAAAGCTGATGGTATGATTCGGGGTGCTTATCATTTCTTTCACCCACATACATCTGACCCGGTTCAGCAAGCAAAAGAATTCTTAAAAACTGTTGGTAAATTTGAACCTGGAGATTTACCACCAGTTTTAGATATAGAAGTAACAGATAAGGTAGATAACCAAACTGTCATCAATGCAGCCAAGCAATGGTTAGTAGAGGTAGAAAAAGAGCTAAAACAACAGACTGGAAGGACAATCAAACCAATTATTTATACTTTCCCTAGCTTCTGGCAAGAGCTTGGTAATCCATCTGATTTTGCTAGTTACCCTTTATTCATTGCCCACTACGGAACTCAGCAACCATCAATTCCTAGCCCTTGGCAGGGCAAATATCTATTCCATCAATATAACGGTGACATATCTGGTGTACCTGGCGTTAGCGGTAGAGCTGATTTGAACTACTTCAACGGCTCAGTACAAGACCTTAAATGTTTTGCAAAGTCGCCATCCCTATTCCAAGTGACATCCCAATTACGTAATCTCATATCTGGACAAAAAGTTACAAAAGCTACAGAGCCTCTTGTTAGCCCAACTTTCACACCAGTAAAATAGCTAAAACTGGTCAATAATAGTATTTTGGGTCATTAAAAGCTTTAAAATTTTCTAAGTGTGTGTAATTAAAAATTACTGCGGCAAACTATAATTCGTATTAAACAACAAAAGGCTGTGCGATCGCATTTCTCACCTCCAAAAAAATAGGGCATGATAAACCAAACCTTTACCAACGGTTATGCATTATTCATTGGCATAAGTGCAGATTTACCAGTCACTGTCAAAGATGCAACGGCTATACGAAATATACTGATTGGTGGCGAGCATTGCAACCATAAGACTTATGTAAATATACAGTTATTTGGCGCATGGAAATCAGGATTTCCTCATCTAGAAAACAAGGAAAATAGAGATATTCAGTTAATTGGTGTTTGTTTATACTATTTCAAATTTTTGTAGTCGTTATACTTATGGCTTAGGTTCTACCTGGGAATTAGGAAGTGGCTTTGCCACTTCTTTTTATTAATTTAGTAACTCGGCAAAAAATAAATTAAAAGTTAAAAGTAATTTGTTGAACTTTTAACTTTTATTAGTTTTTATATCATGTCCGTTTAATAGACCATAAAATAATTAGCCTGTGAAGTGATGGCTTTGCAACCTTCAACAGAACTTTGGTCAATTATAGACATGATATTAATCATTACTCATTGTATCTTGCCATCTCTCCCGCTTGGGCTTACTCTCCACATCGCGCGATCGCGCTTCTTGCCAAGTTCCCCACATTAGGGATTGCTGTTTTTCAATATGGTTAATAAAGTGGATGATTGGCTGATCTGCTTTAAGGGGAGTTTTTAAATCAAACTTAATTGTTTGGACAATCTTGATGTCACCCATGAGAAAGAATTTACCTGCAATCTTGGTTAGCCACAAAACAATTCGATTGCATAACCAACCAAAAAATCCTTTACGTTTCTTAGTCATTAACAAGATTTGACCTTCAGCTTTTCCACCCTCATGGAGGCGAACTGCAAACATGGTGTGAACATGAAAGAAATCGGGGCCAAGTGTTACAATGCCAATGCTACCATACCAATAACAAACACTGTAAGTTATGACATTTTTGTAGACAAGACGGATAAGCTTAATGAAAGATGAACTATCTTTAATGGGTGTAATATTACTAAAGATAATTGCATTTTCGTTCAGTTCTTGTCTTTCAAAAATGATTTCTATTGGCAGTTCGTGGACTGTATTGATGTGTTGAGCATCGATGGCGTTAATCATCACCACATTGGGGTGACAGTTCATCACAAAGTGAGAATGGATGGTAACATCACACTCTTTTTGTTCCAACTCTGGAATAAAAGGTAGGGGTTGTTGTGGTATCTCTCCAGTCCAAACCCAAATCATGCCGTACTTCTCAGCAGTGGGCCAAGTTTGTAACTTTAGGGAAGGCGGCGTATCTAAACATGGAATATCAATACACATCCCTTCACCATCAAACTTCCAGTGGTGAAAAAAACAACGGAGTGCATTACCTTCAACTTTACCTTCAGCAAGGTGAGCGCCCATGTGAGGACAGTAGGCATCAAAGGTAGCTACTCTTTTGTCTTTACCACGGTAAATTACTAGTTCTCTGCCCAAAATCTTGACAGGTTTTACCTCACCCAACCGCAGATTTCGAGAGGGGATTACCCAATACCATCCCTCAATAAAACGCTCTGGATTATTAAAATTTTTAGGTTTACGTGTTGAGCTAAAAGTCTGCGAGTTTAGATTCATTTTTATAGTTTCACTTGAGGTGAAGCAATTGATCTAGAAGTAACATGGAAACTTTTAAAAAACAGTTACTTTCAGTACCATGACAACCGACTATCCAATAAATAGATAAAAATCAAGAGGCAAAACTTTAATTAATTTTATTTAAAAATGTTACAATTATGTCAACTAAATATAAGATTATATAGCTACTTTCCATTACTAAGAGATATTTGGAAAATCAAGACTTAGTAAAAGCTCTAATTAGATAAAAAGTTAAACTACCGATGCCAATATTTTGCCAAACCATCAAATGACTTATAGCAGTCCTATTTGATTCGTGAAAAATATGGAGAAGGAAACGAACCGCAAAGGACGCAAAGGACGCAAAGGGAAGAAAGAAGAAAGAGATGTATAGTTTTCAGAAATGATTTATGACTGCTATAGCAACTACTAAAATATGTGATAATAGTTACAAGAGTTGGGAGGGTCTGCCGTGTTAACTCAGGATGAAAAACTGCTTTTAATTGGCCAGGTAACAGATATAAGCGGAATCCCTATCAGGACAATTCGCTATTATGAGAGTTTAGGCTTACTCAAATCTTCTAGACGAACAGAGGGAGGCTTTCGCCAGTTCTCATTGGATGTACTGACTCGTCTAGCGTTTATTAAAAGGGCACAGAATCTTGGTCTTAGCTTAGAAGAAATTGGAAATATTCTTCAGGTCTATGACCAAGGTCAAGCTCCCTGTGGTGAAATTAAAGAAAAGCTCGAAGACAAGCTTTTGCAAATTGACCGCCAAATGGATCAGTTATTAACTTTACGGTCTGAAATCAAGGGATTACTTTCAGGCTGGAAGAATATCAACGACCACCATAAAGATACAATTTGTCCCATTATTCAAAATAAGTCTTAATTCGTAATTTAAATACCTCAATGCTGAATACAAAGAAATAGAAAAGAATAAAGAAGTACGACTTATACAAACCTAAAGCTTGTAGGTTTGCGTCAGTTCGGAAAAAAAAGAAGATCGAGCAGTTTCTTTATTACGGCGTTGCTAATTGCGGTAAGTAATAATGCAAAATTGAAGAAGGCAGAAGGCAGAGGGCAGAGGGCAGAAGGAACTTTTTCGTTGGGGATTCAGACCCCAACCAATTGTAAGCACCGTATAGACAGTGGGGTTTTATACCCAAGTTCGGTTCGGTCACAGGCAGAGGGAGGAGGCAGTATTCCCTTCTGCCTTCTGCCTCCTGCCCTCTGCCTTTCTTGATAAATATACATTTGTCATTGCGAATGGAGCAAAGCGGAATGAAGCAATCCCAAGACCTTGCCTTCGCGAAGCGTGTCCGAAGGACTTATGCTTCGCTACATTTAATTCCGTACCCTACGGGAAGGCTCCGCCTACGCAATGACATAAATATTTTTGTATACGCACCTATGAAAACGATTGTGCATTGCGGTGAAAAATCCTTGTAGAGACGTAAATTTTTACGTCTTTACATTCAAGTTCATACCTCGATTCAGCAACGCCTCTTTTACTTTAGGATTCAGAACTTTTATAGAGGAGAAACCACCATAACTCTAGTCCAATTAAGGCAAAACCTGCGATCGCAACACCAACTTTCAATGCCAAAGGTTGCTCTATGTGGTTAAATTGGCTGTTTTGCTCTGACGAGTGGGCTGGCATTTCTGCTAATGTTACACCTGGTGATCCAGTGAGAAGCACTAAAGCTACAAGGCTTCCCCAAAGCGTTTTTTGACTGAACATTTCCTAAATTACCCTACAGTTATGAGATAGCTTTTGGTTGAAAGTTACGCAATCTCAGAGCATTGCTAACAACTGATAGCGAAGAAAGAGCCATCGCAGCCCCGGCGATAATTGGGTTGAGTAACCAACCAAAGAAGGGGAAGAGAATTCCAGCTGCAATGGGAATACCAATGATATTGTAAATAAAGGCAAAGAAGAGATTTTGCCTGATATTATTGATGGTGGCGCGGCTGAGTTGAATCGCTGTAACAATTCCTTGCAAATCTCCAGAAATTAGGGTGATATCGCTAGCTGCGATCGCTACGTCTGTTCCTGTGCCAATAGCAATTCCCACATCAGCCTGTGCTAAGGCTGGCGCATCATTTATACCATCGCCAACCATTGCGACAATTTTAGATTTTGAATTAGAAAATTTCTCTATTTCCCCTTGCAGGGATTGGATAATCGCTGCTTTTTGGTCTGGACGAACTTCGGCAAATACTCGCTGGATGCCAACTTGCGCCGCGATCGCATCAGCAGTTTTACGATTATCTCCGGTGAGCATTACTACTTCTAAACCTAACTTCTGTAATACTTTCACCACTGCTGTTGATGAAGGTTTCAGGGCATCGGCAATACCCATGATTCCTTGTAGTTCGCTATCTACAGCAATCAAAATGACTGTTTTACCATCAGTTTCCCACGCTTCTTTATACTGCTGAAGACTCACGGTGTTAATTCCCAGTTCTATTAACCAGCGTTGTGTACCAATTTGCACAAGCTGATTTGAAACAACTCCTTGCACACCACTACCTGCATTAGCTCTGAAGTTCTGTGCATCTGTTAAACTCACCTCTTGAGACTGGGCGTATTTCACCACCGCTTCAGCTAAAGGATGCTCAGAATTGCGTTCCACCGTTGCTGCTAACTGTAAAAGCTTGATTTCATTACCATTAGCTGTGCCGTTGACAGTTACAAAGTCTGTCACCGTAGGTTTTCCCTGAGTCAAAGTGCCGGTTTTATCTAGAACGATAGTTTGAATTTTGTGTGCTAGTTCTAAGCTGTCTGCACCCTTAATTAAGATACCATTTTCTGCACCTTTGCCCGTCCCTACCATTACAGAAGTTGGGGTAGCTAAACCCAAAGCACAGGGACAGGCGATAATAAGTACACCTACTGTTGTCATTGTTGCTAGGGTGAAGTTGCCAGTGAAATTAAACCAAACGACGAAAGTGGCGATCGCGATCGCAATCACAGCAGGTACAAACCATCCCGTAACTCGATCTGCCAAGCGCTGAATTGGTGCTTTAGAACCTTGGGCTTGTTGCACCAATTTGACGATTTGAGCCAAAAACGTATCATTTCCGACTCGCGTCACCCGAAACTGAAATGCACCAGCACCGTTAATTGTCGCCCCAATCACTTCATCTCCTGGCTGCTTTTTGACTGGCAAACTTTCACCAGTCACCATCGCTTCATCTACCGTCGAAGCGCCTGTAATCACTTCGCCATCTACCGGAATCTTTTCACCAGGACGCACCAAAATCACATCATTGATTCTGACTTCAGCGATGGGAACATCAATTTCTTTACCATCACGGATAACTCTGGCATCTCTGGCTTGCAATCCAATCAGTTTGCGGATGGCTTCAGAAGTTTCTCCTCTAGCGCGATTTTCTAACAACCGCCCCAACAAAATTAAGGTAATAACAATGGCGGCAACTTCATAATAAACATGAGGGATTAAGCCCTGAGCAATAAAAAATTTCGGGAAAACAGTCACAAACAAAGAACATAGATATGCTGCACTTGTACCCAAAGCAATCAGCGTGTCCATCGTTGCCGTATGGCGCTTAAGAGTTTTCCAGCCATTGCGGTAAAAAGATCCACCACACCAGAATACGACGGGTGTTGTCAGCACTAACTGTAACCAAGGATTTTGTAGGAAGTTGGGAATTAAGGGCAAGTTCAGCCCAGTCATCATCGGTAACGATCCCAAAAATAGGAAAATGCTGATTACACCTCCCACAACTACCTTGAGAAAGAGTTGGCGTTGTAATGCTTGCCTACTCGCTTTCTCGGCATCATCTTCTTCAGAGAGTAATTCTGACTGGAGTGAATAGGAAGAGTATCCCGCAGATGCGATCGCACCTTGAATTTTCTCTAAACTTGCTAGAGAGCGATCGTACCTAATGGCAGCTTGTTCTACTCCAAAGTTAACGTTGCAGTCAATCACCCCAGAAACAGAGCGAATTGCCTTTTCGATATTGTTAGCGCAACCAGCGCAACTCATACCTCGAAGTTTGAGTGTGAGAGTATCCATATTGCGAATTGCGAATTGCGAATTGCGAATTGGGCATTAGGAATTGGGAATTGGGCATTGGGCATTAGTTATTTATTCTTTCTCCCCCTGCTCCCCCTGCTTCCCCTGCTTCCCCTGCTCCCCCTGCTTCCCCTGCTTCCCCTGCTCCCCCTGCTCCCCCTGCTCCCCCTGCTTCCCCTGCTCCCCCATCTCCCCCTACTCCCTTTCTTTACCCGACTGGATAGCCAGCAGCAGCCAAGGCTTCCTTAATTACTGTTTCTGATGCTTGAGTTTCTACACTGACAAGCTTGGTTGTGGGATCAGCTTGAACGCTAGCATTGGCATCCACTGCCTGAAGTGCTTTGGTGATGGTGCTTGCACAAACAGAACAAGACATATTAGGAACTGTGAGTTGGAGAGTCATAGATTTACGGGATAAAAATGAACAAACTAGCCAAACCAAGTTGGATGATTCAGGGATAACTGTCAACATTCAGAAATAACTGGTTGAAAGTCCCCTTGAATTCATACTAGACTCTCTAGCCGGCTGGAGAGTCTAGAGAATTTTAAAAGTTTTTTGCTAAACTTCAAATTTCTTTATAACTTTGGTTTGACTGAATAACAGTTGCCTATCAAAAATACAACGTACTACAAAATCCTTGTCATCCGAGAAAGCATGTGTTATCAAAGCTATATAACCTGTTGTTTTCCCCCCAGTTCCGGGAAAATAATACTTGAGACGCGGCTGCTGAACCAAGTCTCCTCCTCTCTTCACAACAAAGAGTCTTTTTTAAGGCTCTATTTGGAGTTTTCATGCAGCCAAAAAATTTAAAACGTCTCCTGCGGGCTTTAGGGCAGCAGGGTTTGGATGTAAGTTACAACAATCATACTTATTCTGTCCGTTTAGTTAATTCTCCTGATGCCCCTGTAGCAGAAGTGCTACTACCAGAAGGCTTCCCCGTAGAAGCTAAGGCGCTGAAGCAGTTAGCGAATTTGGCAAGCGTCCGTCACCCATCTGGCGGATGCGTTTGTCGTGCCTGTGCTACCCCTGACTTTCACCCAGGTGATGCAGGTGTTGCCATTGGTTCAATTGTGGAAACTGTGGGTCAGGTTATTCCTGGCGCTGTCGGTTCTGACATCAATTGTGGAATGCGCCTACACGTTGTTGATTTGACAATCGACGAATTCCTGACAAAGCGCGACCAATTCGTAGAAAAAATGAAGGGGGATTACTTCTTTGGTACGCGTGATGTGACAATGACTGCTAAGGCAATGCGATCGCTATTTCAATACGGAATTCTCGGTTGGCTAGATGCCATGCTAGATCAGCCTACGGGTAGTGTAATCAAATCTGATTGGCAACAACTAGCCCAAGAGAGCGATCGCATCTTCTTAGGTGGTTCAATGGATGGTAACTGGAAACTTGCGCCAGAAGAATTAGTTCCCGATGCTGGACTAGTCCGCGATGGTGGATTAGCAACCATTGGCGGCGGCAATCATTTTGTAGAAGTGCAGCGAGTTGATAAAGTCGAGAATCGCACCCTTGCCCACGCTTGGGGAGTACGCGAGGGACAACTAGCTTTTATGATTCACTCTGGTTCTCGAAATGTGGGTAAGTATATTGGGGGAATGTGGCGAGATAAAGCTAAGGCAACTTGGCAAAAAGGTCTGAAGTACCCTGATTCTCTGATTTTTCCTCTCTCTACTCATTCTCACCCCGAATTAGTCGCCAGTTATTTGCAAGCTGAGGCAACTGCTGCTAACTATGCTTTTGTCAATCGCCTCCTCTTAGCAGAATTGCTACGTCTGCGTTTGCGGGAAGTATACAAAGATGTGGAAGCACCTCTAGTTTATGACTTGCCCCACAACATTACCTTGTCAGAAGGTCAAGGATGGGTAACACGCAAGGGCGCTTGTCCCGCCCATGCAGGACAACCAGTGATTATCCCTGCTTCAATGGGTGCTTATTCTTATCTGATGGTGGGTAAAGGCAATGCGGCATTTTGCAATTCTGCCTCGCATGGGGCAGGAAGACTTCATTCTCGCTTCGACCTAAGCCGCAAAGGTGCATCTCAAAGTGAAGTAGAACTGGGATTAATCGGAATAGACTGCATAACCTTGCGTGAAGAACGCCGCATTGAAGAAGCACCAACCGCCTACAAACCGATTCAGTCTGTGATTGATGTGCAAGTTGAGGCAGAAATGGTGGACGTTGTGGCGCGGTTGAGTCCAGTGTTGACGTTTAAGGCGTAGCCCCTAAATAAAAAGCCCCTGGTGTTGACCAGGGGTATCCATCTTTATTCCCTCATATTAGAATTACATCTGTGGAGCTATGGCAAATCCGTATTAATGCAATTACTGTATAATCTTGATGATAATTTTGCAATCAGTTAGTTTAAATAGAAATTTACCTAGTGTCATCAACGAGAGCGATGTCTACGACGGGCTACGCCTACACTTCTTTTTCTTTACTCGATTCAGAAAATAGGTTTAGCACTTAGCTAAACCTATATTTTTAGTGCTGAAGCAGACATTCCAGATTAATTTAGTTCTACTTTGTATTACAAATCATCATGCTACAGAAACTAATCTGAGTTTTCATCAAAAAAGACCCTGGAATAATATCCAGGGTGCATACACGTTTTTCAGGCATTAACAGGCTGAATAATAACTTTGTAAAATAGTTATTTCTACTATCCTTAGAATGATCCGAATATTGATGTCCGCATGGTAGTAATGCTTTTTTGTTATTAGTCTGATTGATATATATTATTTAATAACACTAACCAGGCAGATTGTAATGATATTTTCTATTCCTTTAGTATCAGGCTAAACATTCTTTACTATGATATGCATCTCCTAATTAAGAAGTACTTTTCAGCGAAATTAATTACACTCTCACCAAGGTATCGCTGAGGCGCGATAGCGCTATTGGGGTATTTTTGTATCTGCCTAACTTGAAATATGGTGTCTATCTCCCTTACTTAAGTAGTTTGGTGTATTGACGTACCATCATAGTAGACATGAAAAAGGTTTAGCGGAGTGCTAAACCTTCATAGAAAGCAGTTATTCGACACACCAAAATTAATTTATAGCTCTTCTCAATTCTGGTCATCTTCCTCTAGGATGTGTACAATAATTATCAAGGCTGGTATTGGTTTTCATTGATAATTTTGAATTATAAATTTTAACTCATTTTCTTTTTTTTGCGTTGCTAATTATATGTATGAATTTTGTTATAAAGACGTTGCATTGCAACGTCTTTATAAAGGTTGGGAAATCATGCAAAATCATTTTATTTTTATAACTGAATTCAGTAACGCCTCTTTTTCTTTCTTTTGCCCTGTTAGGTGAAGGAGAAGAATTTAAGGCATTGCTGATTGCGGTATGAAAACGATTGTGCGTTGCGATGAAAAATCTTTGTAGAGACGTAAAATTTTACGTCTCTACATTCAAGTTCATACCTCGATTCA
This genomic interval from Nostoc sp. KVJ3 contains the following:
- a CDS encoding RtcB family protein, with product MQPKNLKRLLRALGQQGLDVSYNNHTYSVRLVNSPDAPVAEVLLPEGFPVEAKALKQLANLASVRHPSGGCVCRACATPDFHPGDAGVAIGSIVETVGQVIPGAVGSDINCGMRLHVVDLTIDEFLTKRDQFVEKMKGDYFFGTRDVTMTAKAMRSLFQYGILGWLDAMLDQPTGSVIKSDWQQLAQESDRIFLGGSMDGNWKLAPEELVPDAGLVRDGGLATIGGGNHFVEVQRVDKVENRTLAHAWGVREGQLAFMIHSGSRNVGKYIGGMWRDKAKATWQKGLKYPDSLIFPLSTHSHPELVASYLQAEATAANYAFVNRLLLAELLRLRLREVYKDVEAPLVYDLPHNITLSEGQGWVTRKGACPAHAGQPVIIPASMGAYSYLMVGKGNAAFCNSASHGAGRLHSRFDLSRKGASQSEVELGLIGIDCITLREERRIEEAPTAYKPIQSVIDVQVEAEMVDVVARLSPVLTFKA